The DNA segment ATCCTTATAAAATTATGCACATATTTTTAGATACCAGAAAGACAAGTAGAATGGAGAAGAAGCCATCCCTCTGGGAGAGTGAGCCACCACAAGCATACTGTCTAGTACCTGGTGTGAGAGGTGCTGAGGGCCCCTTGATCCCGGTGGTTTCGACGATGCTGCCATCCGTGTGCACCACTATCAGAGTGGCTTTCTCAGGGTTCAAGCTGTCCCCAATTTGGAGGGCTGTTCTCCCAGActgcagaagaaataaagagtATAAATTGATTAAAATACTTCAACACAAATAGATTTCAGTAACCTACAGGTACCCCAAAACTCCAATCAATATGGCAGTTATTAGGTTTTAATTTTTGAGTTTTCAGACAAGCAAATTCGAAGACTTCATGTTCCAGGCTACCAGTTCTGTTACAGATGTGTACATGGGGGTGGACAGGTAAAAACATTAGGAATAAAACCCCTGTATGCCCCCCAGCTTTAAATGGGTTTGTGGTTTAACGCCTAGATATTATAATGAAAACAAGTCTTTGACCTTACTACAGCTCTTCCATCTACACTGAGAATCTTTGTCAAGGCCCTCAAATGAAAGGGCAACTTACCAACACATGTCCTGAAATTGAAGCTGCATTGGCCACAGATGTAGTGAAAACATTGTCTGCAGAGGCCCCCACGTTGGCTACTGTCACCGTGGTGACTTCTGGAATGTAAAACAgggttaatttaattttctactTCATGCAGAGAGCCTGATGAACTTCTGAAaaattccttcttccttcctgttctaaattaattttatttttcatggcaCCTGTAAGTTGTTATGAATACAATCATTCTGATTTGTATTAATATTTGGGTTCAACAGGCTTTAACCTCCTTGAAACCAGGGCAGTCACTATCAGTGTGGGATGacctaagggaaaaaaaagtattgcaGCTGTACTAGGGACACTCTGAGCTGTAGTGCTTTTACTTGAATAGGGGTGACTGGCAGACATCAGGCTAAACTGAACAACAGACTGCCTCTGTCATGTATTAATTCCCATGGTGCCATGACCTGTGCACTTTGTCCAGTTAAGAGCTGACAAATGTACAGGCCAGCGTTTCTGCGGTGTTCAGCGCTTGGCCTGGCTCAAATCTCTGGTTTCCACGTGGGGTGGGGGTGAAAGAACAGCCGCTCGAGCGGAGAGCTCTGGCCGCTGTGACACCGCAGCTCGGCTGCACGACCCTGCTGGGGAGCGCTTGGTTATGGGACACGGGGCCGCGGCTCAGGCGCACCGGGCGCCTCTCGCTCTTTTACTGTGTGCGAAGGGGCGGAGTGTGGATTCGGTGAGGGGGTGGGAGCGCTGCCTGAGGGAGCTCGCTGTCCCAGCCCGAGCCCCGGGGGCTGTGTGGGGGCCggagcccgggctgggggagccccGGGCGGGCTGAGGGAGCGCTGCCCGCCCTGACCTGCGaaggcagcggcggcggcggcctcGTCGGCGCTTGGCATTGACGGTGCTCCCATCTCGATGTGCTCGCCGTCTGCTGCCATCACCGTTACCGCCTCCTCCTCGGGCTCCGCCTCCCCCTCCGCTGCCTGCGGCGGCTCCTGCTGCCGCCCCGGTCCCGCGGGCAAGTCAAGCTGTCCGGCGGCCGGGTCGCCGTCGCTGTGCTCCAtgcgcggggccgggggtggCCGAGCCCGCCCCGCCTCCCCCTCGGGCGCGCCTGAGGGGGGTCCTGCGGGAAGGGGGGGGACCAGGGAGCCGAGCGCCACCGAGCCTGCCCGACCGCTGACGAGCGTGTTCGGGGCCTTTCGACCGAGTTCCGATGAGGCCCGAAGCGGCCCGAGCCGCTCGGGCCCCGTGCGAAGGCGGCCGGCGCGTGCGCTCCCTGCCGGCTGGCCAATGGGGCGCGGCCGAGTCCGCGCGGCGCGGCCCGAAGCGGTACCTGACGGATCGGGTGAGACCCGAGCCCGCCCGAACGCGGCCGAGTCCCCGAGCAATGCGGCCCGTCGAGGCGAAGAGTCCCGAGCGCGCTCGAGCCGTGTCCGATCTCAGCCGAAGGCGGTAGCGAGGAGCTCCGATGTGTGCCGAGTCCTCTCCGATCGCACCCGAGCTCCGATCGCACCCGAGCTCCGCTCGCCGGCCTGAACGGAGACGCCCGAACGGGCAGCGCCCGAATCCGCCCGAAAGCGACCGAACCGGGCCGAACGCTCCGATCGCGCCCGAAGGCGGGTGGGCGGGACGAAGGGCTGCGCGCGGGCTGCCGGGACGGCGGAGGAGCGgagggcggggcgggggcgtCGGGATGGCGGTGCCGAGTCGAGGTGAGCTGTGTCGCGATAGCAACACTACAGCGACACGACAGCCTTTTCCGGGGCACCGGGGGGCTGTCTCCCACCGTGCTACAGGTGACCTCTCGCGGGGGAACACGACTAGAGCGAGGCGGGGCCGAGGTCGAGCCCAGCCCCGCTGGCATATCGCGACAATCCCGACGCGCTGAGGAGATCCCGATGGCGCCGTGAGCAGGGGCTTGGCGCATGGGCGGGCTGAGGAGCACCTTGACCCCGGGAAAGATGCTTTCCTGAGGCCGAGAGACGCCTCGTGAAAATCCAGATCTTTGCTTCAATCTAGGAACTGCTGGGattcagaggggaaaaatttCATCTTTAGAGTGgtcaaaattattaattttcaacCCTTTCACAGAGGTCAAAGTTTGATTCCAAAACTGTAAATTTCTACCGTGGGTAGGCAGAAGAAGGTGGCTGAGAAAATTTTTGCCGAATTcgaagcaaaaaaaaaatcctaatccCAAACCTGTGCAATGAGGTGCTCTGGGCAATGTTAACCACATCTGCTGCCTTTAATACAGTTTCATGTTAAAAATTAAACCATTTTGTTAGAAAATGGGCCATGTTCCATCTCAAATCCCCATTCTCGGTGTCACTCACTCTAAAATCAGCATCAGTCTGGATAGATAACCAAGATTTTGTTGGGTAAAGCACTGAAATGAATATTTAGGTGGCTTAATGATCCCTCTTGACTCTGGTGTGCTCTGGGGTTTCAAGTTTATCCCTGTGAAATGTCCCACTCGCACTGAGGGAGGCAGCACATCCTCAGGAACTGAGGCTGCCATCCCGgcctggaacagcagcaggaggctcaCTGCCCTCTCCTAGGAAAGGATTAAAGAAAGAAGAGTTCAAATATAAAGTTGGGGAACTGCCCTGAGGGAATTCACTCGGAGTTCCCTGTGGGAATTCCATGACTGACTATTGTACAGTTCAGCATCAGTGGTGTAGCTGCAGTTTTGGATATTGAATGaacatggaatcatggaatcctggaatggtttgggttggaagagaccttgaaactcatccagtcccacctcctgccatgggcagggacaccttccactatcccaggttgctccaagcctcctgcaacctggccttggacactgccagggacggggcagccacagcttccctgggcactcCGTGACTGGGCctgccaccctcacagggaagaatttcttctcagATTCAAAGaaattcccccttgtcctgtcactcctaAGTGTCAGGATGAGTGAGGGGAGCCCCCAGTCCCTGTACAGAGAGCTGAGAGGAGAGGATCAGGTCCAGGAGACATTTCAGATCATGGATACATGAATCACCTAAAATCATGTGCCTGTTCCCACTGTGTACCCAAACTGGATACTTTAATTAACTGCCTGGAGTTAGAGGGAATTAATTTGGGTCTAAATGCATAAAACGCTGAGGTGAAGAGGACATTGAGCTCAGGAATCCAGGGATGAGGATGGTGGTGTGACAATGACGAGCTGTCCCTGAGGAGACAGATGAAATGGCCTTTCACAGGTTTACTCTCCCTGGAAcagaaatcccagctgtgcAATTCCTCATGTGTCTGAGAGAGGCCAAGAATACTAATGAGCAATTTAAGAGGTGCTTTAGTAGGTCAGTGCCATCATGTTGCATGAGaatttaatgtgatttttgcagaaaataataaggaaaaatgtgaaatgtgttGGTTGGATCATTGGAAATACTTGTTTTGATTTCTGTGGGCTGTCAGAAGACAGTGAGGTTGGATGTGGAATGACTTTGTAAAGGGAACTGGTTTGGAGGGATTACATTTGGAGGGATGGTATTTAGAGGAACCTGGGAGCCCTGTGTTCTCCACAAACTTTCTCACAATTTACAAGCAAATGGATCCCATGTTCACCTCCTTCCTGCATAGTTAGAGGGGATGAAGTGTCATCTGCTAGGAAAGGACAGGATGAACAAGTTCTGGATAATGCCTGTGCACTCCTTCAGGCTTTGAAAGAGTCTAAAGTTCCTCACTGAAAGTGGCTTTTCCCAGTGGGGATTTTCCCCCAATTATTTGAGGCTTCGTCTAGTTGAAAAGGTTATTTTTGGAACCTGAAGTCCATGATCTGGAAAACAATAAATGTTCCTGGGAGATGAAAAAAGAGATTCCTCCCAGAATATAGATGCCATTGTTAAAATGTTTCTGGATTTAgacatattttcttctctttattttctctttctccacGGAAAGGAAGAACATCAGAGATTGTATCCTTTCTGTACCACTGCTTCCTCCATGCAAGAATCCTGGAGAAGACTGCCTCAAGTGGATTCCTACCTTCTGTCCAATATCTCTGCACAGTGCTGGCTCTGTGCTCCTGAATTTTCTGTCAGTGTCATCCACAGGAAGCACAACTGGGACCATCTTGCTTCCAGTGGAAGATGTTTGGTGCAGGTTtagctgggatttgcccctgaTGGGCTCCTGCTCTTGCAGAAACCTCTTTAGCGCCCCTGCAATTAAGACTTAACCCATTTTCTTAGGAAAGGAGgttaaaattttgatttatgGACTGGTGGACACACTCCCTGCATCACAGCTCACAGACAGCTGACACAGGTGACAAGGGGTAGTAAAAGCAGCCCTCAATAATAACTTCCTCCTCTCTTACAGTAAGTTACCCCACTTTATTCCTGCCAAGATTCAAGTAACCTCCTAGGAGGAGACACCCTTGGCTCTGGAGATTTCCATGCTTAGAACCTATCTAGTAATTTTTTGCTCCACCTTCCTTCAActggaaaaaccccaaaacctggtTCTGTGTTAATAAaatgagctgctctgggaactgGAATCCATCCACGGCGCGTGGGTGGGTTTAGAAGCGGGATGGGCAGTTCCTGTAAAAGATGCCTGGGATGAAATCCCTGCTTGGAGATATTTGTAGGATTTGAAAAAGGctgggggagagaggggagTGAATTAAGGCTGTTTCTTAGGAATTTGCATCTCAAAGCTGAGCTCAGACAGGTATGGAGCAAAGCCTTTCCATGCTGTGGGCAGGAGCAAGGCCTGGCTGCTGCACAGAGCCACCTCTTCTCCAAACACAAGTTTGATGGAGTTTGGCAACTCTCTGCCAACTTCCTTAAGGCCGACTAAGAAGTGTAGAAGTAGTCTGGGGCTATGTACACATGCATCCCCCCCATTCCTCAGGCTAACGGATACCCAACTACACTCTGAATAAAATTCCTTAAAAAGGGAACTAAAGCCAAGCCTGAAACAGCAGGCTTTTATCCCAGGCTGTGGTGTTTGCAGCCTCAAGTTCCTTCCTGACCCCTCCCCACAGCAGGCATAGCTGGACCATTCAGTATGAAGAGGGAGTGCAGTATattttggggttactgggaaaTGGTGATTTTATGGAATAGATCCCACCTCACTGCTATGAGAAATCCTTGACAACAGTTCTCAGCTGTCATCGCTTCCCTTACAGATCCTGCTTTATGTAAATGGCATTTATTACATCTTCTACTTCTTGGCAACTCTTGCAATGATTATTTACAAAAGTAAGTTGCAGGTATTGTCCCCAAAGCAAGCTGTGCTGATGCTCAGCTGGGTTTTGTCCTGCTGTGTCTTCCTGCTTTATTTACTCTGGTTTATTCTCTAGGTCAAGTTTTCAGTTATCCAGATGATTTTTTGGCTCCTGATCTTGCCGTGCTTTTCCTTATGGCCATTCTGGAAATGCCTAGATTGTACTTGGGTATGTCATACTATCAGTGCAACTGGAATGTAATCTTTAAACATGAATCATTTGGAGATGGAGTCTGTCAGTTGAGCAGATATTTGGAGACCCCTACACCTTTCCTTTCACTCCTGAGCAAGCACCAACACCTTCCTTTTCACTAAGATAGAAGAGTGGGAAGGGCCTCCTGACCTTGTCCAGAGCTTGCTAAAACTTCTTCAAgtccaatttttaaaaaacccaaatcactATTAAAATCTGCTCAATATTCCCAAGACATTTATGTGGGGTGGGGCCCTTGAATCAATCTGAGTAGCTTTAGGGTTGGTTTTATTCCGCTGACTTAAAGCTGTCTGTGTATTTGCTTGGAGCCTGATCCATGAATAAAGAAGTGGGTTTCAACTCTAATGTAGTCAAACACCAAAATCTACTGAGATGGGCTTGGAAATAAGTGCAAGGAAGAGAGAAGGTGCCAGTCATCTGAAGCAGGAATAGATTAGCAGGGAACAAGACTTGAAAATGAGGGTTGGACTCCAGGAGTGCACTGAGATCACCATGTtgagtgcagggctggggggctcaggaAGAGTTTGATGGTTGAAGCCAAGTGCTCAGAAGGATGCAGCTTGAGAAGTGAGTCTCTGTGCTAAGAAGAGGTGCCCTGGCTGTCATTATCAACTGATGAACTTATTTAGATTAACTTTGTTTAGTTTTCCTGTTTTGAAATGGATTGTCCATTGGTGTTGGGCTTGTTGTTTGATTGCTGGCAGAACTTTGATTCAGGCTGGTATTTCAATGTATTTTGAGCTTTTTTAGAActcattaaaagcaaaattagaacCAGGGCCTTTTTTGAGCAGGGATATCCTCGAGTTACAGCTTGAGCTGTTGTCAGAACAAATTGGGTTTCTGTTTCGTTGCAGGTTTCAAGGGTAACCTGACAGAAGCAGAGGTGccgctggggctgagcctggggctCACGGTGGGCAGCGTGTTGCTGTGTGTGtacctgctgctgtggcagaccTACGTGCTGTGGGCAGATGTGCTCCTCAACGCCGTGCTGCTCTCGGCCTACGGGCTCGAGTCGGGGCTCAAGGTCACGGCCATCGCTGCCTTTGTCAGCTGAGCCTGGGCCCTTCCCACACGCCTGCCACGCATTCCTTCTCTGAAAGAGTGGGCTTCATTTCCACTGCTGAATTCCTTTGTATATAAAAACCCTGTAAAGCTTCTCTCTGTTGAAATGAGAAGTTTTGGGGACATAGATGtcctgcccaggagctgtgtGATGCTGTCCACCATTGGATTATTTATGGACAAAGGCAAGGGATGAATCGCAAAACACTTAACACTCTGGCATTCACCAGGGGTTAGTACTAAATATCCATTCCCAGCACAGGATAggaggcagtgctgctggcatgGTGGGAGTTTTCATGGCACAGGAGCAACATGCAGCCCAAGTGACACAGAAATGAATCAGGCCAGGGCTCACTTGTGCCTTGCCACGCACACGTCCGTGTTTgagggcacagctgctctgctgctctcattTGTGTTTCCAGACCTCAGTGGTAATTTCCCTGACTTTAGTAGGGCAGAACCTGATATATCCCAGTGGGGGAGAGTGGAACTGGGTTTTGTGCATACCTGGAGAGCCAAGCcacaaggtttggcagccagTTCTTACTACATGAGGGGATGTTTGGTTAGACAGGATGGctttaaaatgaacaaaaccatTCACCATTCATTCTCTCTTCTGTCCTGTTTAAAAGTTCAGCAGAATGTTGGTAGTTTTATTTCTATTCAGTGTTAAATGTGCCTATTtctactattttttaaaaattactaccTTCAAGTCTTAACTTCTAACTGGTGCAAGTGCAGAGTTTTTACTGTCTCTAAAATATGTGTTAATGGAAAGCTTTGGGAGTTCCTGGGTTTTTGAAGAAGCCTTTTTTCTATTCAGAATTtcctatttttgtatttatttattcattcaaATAAATAATGGTTTAGATCTAAGGAGTGTTTGAAATGCAGAGCATCTTGTTCAGATCTTGGGCTCCAGCTAAATCATCCAGAGGAAGACTTGGGCAAGTCTGGATGTGTGTGGAAGCCTCTTCTGATCCTgatcctgctgctgtctgtagCCCCTTCTCCTGTCCTTGGAAGGTCTGAGCTAATTTGCAATCACCGGGGCCTGAAAATTGTGGAGTGCAGGCCTGTGGCACCTCAGCCATGCTGCTCTTTGCTTTTTGGTGAGGGTAGAAAGGGACAGAATACACAAGTTCTGTGGAAGGGCCTAGTTTCATCCCTCAGTTATTCagtggttggacttgatcaTCACAGAAGGTTTATCCACTTAAGGATTCCAGTACCTAAAAGGGGCTTACAAGAAAGAGAGGGCTCTTtcacaagagcatgtagtgacaggatgAGGGGGAGTGGTGTCAGGCCAAAAGAGGATTGGTTTGGATGAGATACTAACAAGAAATTTGTGACtcagagggtgctgaggccctggcacaggttgcccagagaagctgtggctgcccctggatccctggcagtgtccaaggccaggttgaatgggACTTGCAACAAcgtggtctagtggaaggtgtccctgcccttagCAGGGAGATAGAAGGAGATGGGCTTTAAAGTCCTGTCCAACCCCAACCTTTCTACTCCCAGGCCAGGTAACAGCAAGTTCTGTCCATATTACCCCACCAGACAGTCACAGTCAGAATATCCACTGGCACAAATCTCCTTGGACAGGTCCTGCTAAGCCAGGGCACAGCCGGCCCTTTGCTGCTCCCGCAGAAACatcacagcagcagaactggggCTAAAGAGCACCCAGGAAATGGAACAACCAAATTCTTCTGTGCTTAATCTGCCTGAATGGAGCCCCCACCTATTTGTCCTCTCAGAAGTTCTTGGCATGATGGAATGTGCCATCACATGCTTGTTCCAAGGAGTGACCAACATAccgagctgtccctgccctatTAAAGATCAAAGCACACAAGCAAAACTCTTCCTGGAtgggcacaaaaaaaaaaaaaaaaaaaaaaaaaaaaagcacaagctTTTCCTGGTGTTTGCACCTGCCTTACACGAAGGTCTGCCCACAGAACAACAGGCTCTAAAAGGAATATTGCAAAGTGGAATTTCTACCTGAATGCAGGTGATACAGCAAACAGGGTCCACACAGATTAATGTTGAGTCACAGCCTCTGTGCTTCACCTTCTTGGGTGATTAccacaaacaaaataaacacaaaatatgaattatAAAACATGGTGAACCCTTTGTTCCTTCCCCATCACCCAGGTGAAAAACAAGGCTCAAAAGAGTGCCAGTACTTGGTGATAGTGAGGCATGGGGTAAATATGCACACAGGATAACAAACATGAAGTTTTAGCTCATTTCAGGGCAGGGCCTGATGGCTGCAACTGCTCAGGGCCCTGGCTGGCTGTCAGTGCCTGCTGGGGTCAGCTGGCACCAACCTGGACTTGCATTCTCAAAAGGGCCGGACAGCTCTGGTTTCAGTTTTCTAGTTCCAGATAAAATTGTCCATGGACTCTTTCATGGggtactgctgctgctgacaacCCTGTGCTCCATGATGAAGGATGAAGCCTGGAAGCTTCAGACAACTCCTTCATCCCAAGTATTTCCAGGCTTTCAATAGGAATTGTGTTGGTGTGCCTGATTACATGGTGGCATCTCTCGATGCTGAGCTGGTACAAAGACCCAAAGTGAATCAGCTTCAGAGAGTTTCCCTTACTAGGAGCTCCTTTCCAAACCATTCCCACTGCTTGAAGAAGCAGGGCACACATAGTGAAGCCATTGATGACATTTGTCAGACATACAATCGCTGGAGCTTTTAATTATGAGGCCCAGCCCTTCTGAAACAGGACAAGCAAGTTGGATgcaaacagcattaaaaatttAGAGGAACACATATTTTGAGGAGCTGGGTTTGGGTGGTGTTTACTCGACAAGTCTTTGTTCTTGAGCCATCACAAGGGTGTCTGCCGCCAACCTGATTTAAAAGGCTGATCCCAGGAGGCTGACTTGCCTCCTGGGATTTCCAAATTGGAGATACTGGGAGATAGGGTGTTATGGGTCTGTGACTTTATGATGTCCCTCTGGAGTGGCCTCTCCAGTGAAGGAAGGAGGCTGAGGACATGCACTCAGTTGATTCCACACCTGGGAGCCACACCAGGAACCATCACCATACCACAGGGTGATTCCCTCCtgccaaaccattccatgattctccaGTTGCCTCTGGCCCACCCCCACCGGCACCAGCTGTCAGGTGGGACAGCTGGGAAGGTGTAATAAGCTCCGCTGTGGTTTTCTTCCCTGCCCAGAGGAAAAGttgctgcctctgcagagcagttAAGAAATTTGCTGTGGGGCACAGAAGCTCACAGTAGCCCTGTCTTCATTGTGAATGTGGAGCTGGATAGGAAGCAGTGCCTTAAAACACCATCCTGTCAACTCCCTGTTTGCATCCTAGGAaaggcagcccagcccagcagtccTCCTGAAACACCCCAGTGATACAGTTCAGGGAGTAGGGATCTCCTGCACAAAACCTTCTGGCTGCTGAGGCTCACaaggctccagcacagctgacATTCCCACTGCATTTCTCTTGTGTTGGACTGATATCTCTTCTCCTGCCTGGTACAGCAGGCATTCCCTAAATGCTGCTTTCCCTAGGGCTGGCCGTGTTTTTACAATATATTCCCTGGGTTCCTGGCGAGGAGGATGACGAGGCACGGCACTGGGTGGGAGTGTCACACCGAGTATCGGTTCGTGTTCTCCCGCAGCAGGAGAGGCCGTGGTCCTGCCAAACCCGAGCTGCTCTCCCCCTGCCCGCCCGGCTCACCCGGCCGCATTCCTCCCGCAGGAACTCACCGGGGCGGCTCCGTGCGGCGCCTGGACCTGGGCCAGCCCCTGCGCTGGGCATAAGCCCCTCAAAGAAACCCACAGCAGCGGGGAACTCAGCAAATGTCAAGCTAAGGAGTTTGGGTTTCTCCCAGACCACTGTCCTGATGGGGAAGCTTTTCCTTGTTCCTTTCCCTA comes from the Taeniopygia guttata chromosome 5, bTaeGut7.mat, whole genome shotgun sequence genome and includes:
- the TMEM80 gene encoding transmembrane protein 80 isoform X1; this encodes MCAESSPIAPELRSHPSSARRPERRRPNGQRPNPPESDRTGPNAPIAPEGGWAGRRAARGLPGRRRSGGRGGGVGMAVPSRGELCRDSNTTATRQPFPGHRGAVSHRATGRTSEILSSLPLQILLYVNGIYYIFYFLATLAMIIYKSQVFSYPDDFLAPDLAVLFLMAILEMPRLYLGFKGNLTEAEVPLGLSLGLTVGSVLLCVYLLLWQTYVLWADVLLNAVLLSAYGLESGLKVTAIAAFVS
- the TMEM80 gene encoding transmembrane protein 80 (The RefSeq protein has 1 substitution compared to this genomic sequence): MAVPSRGRTSEILSSLPLQILLYVNGIYYIFYFLATLAMIIYKSQVFSYPDDFLAPDLAVLFLMAILEMPRLYLGFKGNLTEAEVPLGLSLGLTVGSVVLCVYLLLWQTYVLWADVLLNAVLLSAYGLESGLKVTAIAAFVS
- the TMEM80 gene encoding transmembrane protein 80 isoform X2 → MSNLRGALVGRTSEILSSLPLQILLYVNGIYYIFYFLATLAMIIYKSQVFSYPDDFLAPDLAVLFLMAILEMPRLYLGFKGNLTEAEVPLGLSLGLTVGSVLLCVYLLLWQTYVLWADVLLNAVLLSAYGLESGLKVTAIAAFVS